The sequence ctccccgtttcccatttccctcccctcctcccacatattgtcccctccccccactcccctccccctctccccactcctcttctcctccccccactccatttccccctccctctcaagactgaagagcagtccaaattccctgccctgcaggaagtccaaggtcctcccacttctatctaggtccaggaaggtgagcatccaaacaggttaagctcccacaaagccagttcatgtattaggatcgaaacctagtgccattgtccttggcttctcatcagtcttcattgtctgccatgttcagagagtccagtttcaacccatgcttattcagtcccagtccagctggccttggtgggctcccaatagatcagttccactgtcacagtgggtgggtgcacccctcatggtcctgatttcctttctcatgttctccctccttctgttcctcatttggaaccttgggcaactgaagagagggaacctgaaatgaccctatcctatactgatgaatatcttgcatatcaccttagaaccttcatctggcgatggatcgagatagagacagagacccaatttggagcaacgaacTGAGCTCTTAGGGTCCAAATGaggaataaattttttaaaaagaaaaactttaatatATGTCCTTCATATAGATTACATAAAACTGAATCacttaaataaatgtacatttccATAAAAGCCATGTAAGTTaggctgaagatgtagctcagttagtagggTGATTAGCCTAAGCTGATGGGTTTGAGCCCCATCACTGCAGAAAGCTGAGCATAGGTAATCCTTATAACCTAATCAGGACgggaggctggaggagggtcAGGGGCTCAAGGTCAACCTTGTATGCAAAGTGAGCTTAAGGTCAAGGTGATTTActtgagaccctatctctaaaaaagATTATTAAGATAAAAGAATTGtttacattataaaaatattgcCATTACCGATATCCAGATTTACCTTGGCAATAAAATATCTGTTGTTGTGAGTTTGCTCCAGGTTGGACTGACATCAAGAAGCTGACCTCTTGCCCTCTGCAAAGTGCATAAATGGGCACAATAATGGAATTCTGTGAGTATCCTAGCAGTGGTTTTTATTGACTCTAcagtcaattattttattttgaagtcaatTTAAAATATTGGGTACACAGCCTGCACCAGATCCTCTAGGTATATATAATAGCTTTCAGTGTATTACTTTTATGGAACTTCTGAGTGTATGAATGAGTGACTCTCTGGTACTTGTGTCTTTCCTGGAGCTCTCTTATGTCGGTTTGCCTTGCCTGACTTCAATgagatgggttttgttttatcttattttattttgtaatatttggCTGTTGtcttttagaagcctgttcttctctaatgagagacagaaatggagtggatctgcataggagggagggaggtgaaaaactggaagaaacagagggagaggaaagtaTAATCATGATATATGGTATGGGAAAATAagtttatattttcaataaaaggaagaaaaaagagaaaaatacataaacaaaatattgatGATGTCTTACCCAGCAACTCTTGACCAACATCTTCAAAAAGATTGTCAGAAGATTCAATTGTTTAGTCTGACGTCAACTATTGATTCAGCCAAGAGTAGAAAGAAATTTCCAGTCTCAGCACATCCTAAGATAATCCTTCTGTTcattatttcaaataattatggtttaatttaaataatagtgattattatattattataataatattgtGAGGGAACAATATTGTGTAGAACTGAATTCATGCCAAAAATGAAGGAACTTGCTTTATACAGTAGAGAATTTGACTTGTCAAGCTGCAAGGTGCCTTAAAAGTCAAACCATACTAATGAACAGCACAACGTAGGTAAGGGGGGACAGAGAGGAAATCCAGGGGAAGCCAGGACCTGCAGAAGAAATGTTGTGTAGGAATTAAATGCCTGTCTGCAATTAATTTTAGACTTTACATGATTGTGACAGGAGACATAACTAACTTATTTTATGTAGATTGAGCAAAGATAAAATTGACTTGGTGATACCAGATAAAAGAGATAAAGTTTGCTCACCATAAAAGAAAAGGTGCTTTAAGAAAACGAGAACTCGAGAGAGGAATAGGATTGTTGAGTGAATCCAGATGCTACCAGAGAGGATGTGATCAGAGAAAACCAGGCAAGCTGTTCCCAAAGCAGTGTACAGATGCTGGGGTACCATGCAGGCGCTAAGACTGGGAATGCCACAGGGCTCAAGTCTCCTCCACAGTTTCATCCTTATCTGTTCTTATTGGTTGTCTATATATAAACTGACTTCAAAGGCAATTACCACTATTTCCTTCAGATTTATAGCAAATTGTGCTTCAACATGAAAAAGATATGTGCAAAGTCTGCAAAGGACAGTGAGTTTTACCACAACAGATGACCAAAGTCCAAAGCCGCTGTGTGTGAGAATCACTGTCTCTGCACAAGCCTTTTGGGTTCCTCTTCCAATTTCTCTGAccatcattttcttctctgtaaacAAGAAGACAAGAGTTCCTCCTGCTGCTCAAAGCATCATCAGGAGGAACCAATGAAGCAATGAAAAGTACTTGGAGCCTAAAAACATTCCTGATCATTCACTTCatggttgtttctgtttttctaacAGCGTTGGGATCCCAGAATAAGACAATACATTTTGTGACTGAGTTTATCCTCCTGGGTTTCAGTAACCAGGGGGATATGCAAAGCTTATTCTTCTCCTCAATCCTGGTTCTCTACCTCCTAACCTTGCTGGGGAATGGAGCTATTGTCTGTGCTGTGAAATGGGATCGGAGGCTCCACACGCCCATGTACATCTTCCTGGGAAACTTCGCCTTTTTAGAGATATGGTATGTTTCTTCTACCATCCCAAATATGCTGGTCAATATCCTCTCTGAGAATAAGACCAtctccttctctgcctgcttcctccaattctatttctttttttcgcTTGGAACGACAGAGTGTTTCTTCTTATCAGTTATGGCTTACGATCGATACCTGGCTATCTGCCGACCTTTGCATTACCCTTCCATCATGACTAGGAAGTTCTGTGTAATCCTGATCAGTGTGTGCTGGGTGAGTGGATTCCTCTGCTACCCAGTCCCCATCGTCCTCATCTCCCAACTTCCTTTCTGCGGACCTAACGTCATTGACCACTTTGTCTGTGACCCAGGACCGTTGTTTGCACTGGCCTGTGTCGCTGCTCCCTCCACTGAGCTTCTTTGTTATACCTTCAATTCAATGATCATCTTTGGGCCCTTCCTCTCCATCTTAGGATCCTACACTCTAGTGCTCAGAGCTGTGCTCCGTGTGCCTTCTGGTGCTGGTCGAACTAAAGCTTTCTCCACATGTGGATCCCACTTAGTGGTGGTGTCCCTGTTCTATGGGACTCTCATGGTGATGTATGTGAGCCCAACCTCAGGGAACCCAGCAGGAATGCAGAAGATCGTCACTCTGATTTACTCAGCCTTGACTCCCCTCTTAAACCCCCTCA is a genomic window of Chionomys nivalis chromosome 12, mChiNiv1.1, whole genome shotgun sequence containing:
- the LOC130884735 gene encoding olfactory receptor 11H6 is translated as MKSTWSLKTFLIIHFMVVSVFLTALGSQNKTIHFVTEFILLGFSNQGDMQSLFFSSILVLYLLTLLGNGAIVCAVKWDRRLHTPMYIFLGNFAFLEIWYVSSTIPNMLVNILSENKTISFSACFLQFYFFFSLGTTECFFLSVMAYDRYLAICRPLHYPSIMTRKFCVILISVCWVSGFLCYPVPIVLISQLPFCGPNVIDHFVCDPGPLFALACVAAPSTELLCYTFNSMIIFGPFLSILGSYTLVLRAVLRVPSGAGRTKAFSTCGSHLVVVSLFYGTLMVMYVSPTSGNPAGMQKIVTLIYSALTPLLNPLIYSLRNKDMKNALKKVLGLTTLQN